GGTGGGTCCCGGGTACGGGCGCCCGTCGAGGACGAGCCCGCCGCCGACGCCGGTGGAGACGACCATGCACAGCGCCGCGGACCGGCCGCGGGCAGCGCCCTGCCAGTGCTCGGCGGCTGCCATGGCGACGCCGTCGCCGACGAGCACCACGGGCAGCCCGCCGGCGGCCTCGCTGACGGCGGCCACCAGCGGGTAGTCGCGCCAGCCGGGGATGTTGACGGGGCTGACGGTGCCCACGGAGGCGTCCACGGGGCCCGCGCTGCCGATGCCCACGGCGGTCGCGCGGGCCCACCCCGCGGGGTCGGCGGCGGCCAGTTCGCGCAGCACGCCGGTGACGGCGGCGGCGATGGTCGCGCCGTCCGCGGCGGCGGGAGTGGGCCGCTGGGCCCGGGCGACGAGCCGGCCGCCGACGTCGACCAGGGCCGCGGCCGTCTTCGTACCGCCGATGTCGAGCGCGGCGACGAGCTCGGTCGGCTGGGCGGCGACCATCGTGGCGTCTCCTGGGGGCCGGGGCGGGCGGCGGATGCGGTGCGCGGACAGTCTGCCCGTAGCGTGACAACGTTGTCCAGCCCCTATCATCAGGCGCGTGTCCGATCACCTCCCCGGCCCGCAGCGGCCCCGCTACGGCAGCCGTCCGACGATGAAGGACGTCGCCGCCCGCGCGGGTGTCGGCCTCAAGACCGTCTCGCGGGTGGTCAACGGCGAGCCCGGGGTCACGCAGGGGACCGAGCGGCGGGTGCGGGAGGCCATCGACGCGCTCGGCTTCCGCCGCAACGACAGCGCCCGCATCCTGCGCAAGGGCCGCACCGCCACGGTCGGGCTGGTCCTGGAGGACCTGGCCGACCCGTTCTACGCGCCCCTCAGCGGGGCCGTCGAGGAGGTCGCCCGCGCGCACGGCTCGCTGCTCATCCACGGCTCCAGCGGCGAGGATCCCGCGCGCGAGGAGGAACTGGTGCTCGCGCTCTGCGCGCGGCGGGTGGACGGTCTGGTGGTCGTGCCGGCGAGCACCGACCACCGCTATCTGGAGCCGGAGCTGGCCGCGGGCGTGGCCGCCGTCTTCGTCGACCGGCCGCCGGGGCGGATCAGCGCCGACACCGTGCTCTCCGACAACTACGGCGGCGCCCGCCGGGCGGTCGAGCACCTCGTCGGCCACGGGCACCGCAGGATCGGCTTCATCGGCGACCACCCGGGCATCCACACCGCCGCCGAACGGCTGCGCGGCTACCGGGCGGCGATGGCGGACGCCGGGCTGCCGGTCGCCGCGGGGTGGACGTCGCCGGGCAGCACGGAGCCGGCGCGGGTGGCTGCGGAGTGCGTACGGATGACCTCGGGGCCCGAGCCGGTGACGGCCCTCTTCACGGGCAACAACCGGGTCACCGTCACGGCCGTGCGGACGCTGACGGCCGGCGGCCGGACGGCGGCGCTGGTCGGCTTCGACGACTTCGAGTTGGCCGACCTGCTCTCCCCCGGGATCACCGTCGTCGCCCAGGACCCGGCGGAACTGGGCCGCCGCGCGGCGGCCCGGCTCTTCCAGCGCCTGGACGGCGCGGTGGGCGACCCGGACCGGCTGGTCCTGCCGACCCGCCTGATCACCCGCGGCTCGGGCGAACAGCCGCCGGTGCCCTGATGCTCGGGGTGCTGTGGCCCGGCCCGCTGTCGCCGGTTACGTCGTGCCGGGGGTGGCGTTCGGATACGGGCCGAGCCTTCGCATGGTGACCCGGAGGAAGTGGTGACGAGAGGGCTCCCCCTTCCCCTGCGGGTGTGTTCCGATCATCATGCGAAGTCCGTACGAGCACCGCCGCCACGCGCACAGAAAGGCCGGAACCCCATGGCCTCCCGTGAGATCTCCTCCACCCCCGCCGACGTCCTGCCCGCCGACGCGGACGCCGCCCTGCTGGTCGGCCGCCTGCTCGACCCCGCCGACGGCGGCCCGAGTCTGGTCACCGTCCGCGGCGACCTTCTCGTCGACGTCACCGATCTCGGGCCGACCGTCTCGGATCTGCTGGAGCACCCCGACGCCGCCGCGCGCGTCCGTGGGGCGGCGGGTGGGCGGAACTGGCCGTTGGGCGAGGTGCTGGCGGCCACCGCCGCCGGGGACGCGGGCCGGGCGCGGCTGCTGGCGCCGGTGGATCTCCAGGTGCTCAAGGCGGCCGGGGTGACCTTCGCGGACAGCATGATGGAGCGGGTCATCGAGGAGCGCGCGGGCGGCGTCGCCGCCGCGGCGGACGAGATCCGGGCGCGCATCGGCGCGCGCCTCGGCACCCGGCTGGAGACGGTACGGGCCGGCAGCCCGGAGGCCGTCGAGCTGCTGGCGTGGCTGCGGGAGCAGGGGCTGTGGTCGCAGTACCTGGAGGTCGGCCTCGGGCCGGACGCGGAGATCTTCACCAAGGGCCCGGTGCTGTCGGCGGTGGGGTACGGGGCGCGCATCGGCGTGGCCGAGGTCTCCGCATGGAACAACCCCGAGCCCGAATTGGTCCTCGTCGTCACCTCCGACGGCCGCATCGCGGGCGTCACCCTCGGCAACGACGTGAACCTCCGCGACGTCGAGGGCCGCAGCGCCCTGCTGCTGCCCCAGGCGAAGGACAACAACGCCTCCACCGCCCTCGGCCCGTTCGTCCGCCTCACCGACGACGCCTTCACCGTCGACTCCGTACGCGACGCGACGATCGCCCTGTCGGTGCAGGGTGAGGACGGCTTCGTCCTGCACGATTCGTCCGACATGGCGCGCATCAGCCGCCCGCTGGAGACCCTGGTCGCCCAGGCCGTGAACCGCCGCCATCAATACCCGGACGGCGTCGTGCTGTTCACCGGCACGCTCTTCGCGCCCACCGCCGACCGCGGCGCCCCGGGCAGCGGCTTCACCCACCGCGAGGGCGACCTGGTGGAGATATCGACGCCCCTCCTCGGCACCCTCCGCAACACCGTCACCACCAGCGAGC
The Streptomyces sp. CNQ-509 DNA segment above includes these coding regions:
- a CDS encoding LacI family DNA-binding transcriptional regulator gives rise to the protein MKDVAARAGVGLKTVSRVVNGEPGVTQGTERRVREAIDALGFRRNDSARILRKGRTATVGLVLEDLADPFYAPLSGAVEEVARAHGSLLIHGSSGEDPAREEELVLALCARRVDGLVVVPASTDHRYLEPELAAGVAAVFVDRPPGRISADTVLSDNYGGARRAVEHLVGHGHRRIGFIGDHPGIHTAAERLRGYRAAMADAGLPVAAGWTSPGSTEPARVAAECVRMTSGPEPVTALFTGNNRVTVTAVRTLTAGGRTAALVGFDDFELADLLSPGITVVAQDPAELGRRAAARLFQRLDGAVGDPDRLVLPTRLITRGSGEQPPVP
- a CDS encoding fumarylacetoacetate hydrolase family protein; translation: MASREISSTPADVLPADADAALLVGRLLDPADGGPSLVTVRGDLLVDVTDLGPTVSDLLEHPDAAARVRGAAGGRNWPLGEVLAATAAGDAGRARLLAPVDLQVLKAAGVTFADSMMERVIEERAGGVAAAADEIRARIGARLGTRLETVRAGSPEAVELLAWLREQGLWSQYLEVGLGPDAEIFTKGPVLSAVGYGARIGVAEVSAWNNPEPELVLVVTSDGRIAGVTLGNDVNLRDVEGRSALLLPQAKDNNASTALGPFVRLTDDAFTVDSVRDATIALSVQGEDGFVLHDSSDMARISRPLETLVAQAVNRRHQYPDGVVLFTGTLFAPTADRGAPGSGFTHREGDLVEISTPLLGTLRNTVTTSEQAPPWEAGIRTLYANLAHRGLLGTTTP
- a CDS encoding ROK family protein, whose translation is MVAAQPTELVAALDIGGTKTAAALVDVGGRLVARAQRPTPAAADGATIAAAVTGVLRELAAADPAGWARATAVGIGSAGPVDASVGTVSPVNIPGWRDYPLVAAVSEAAGGLPVVLVGDGVAMAAAEHWQGAARGRSAALCMVVSTGVGGGLVLDGRPYPGPTGNSGHIGHISVDLDGDPCPCGGRGCVERIASGPNIARRALAAGWTPGPEGDDTAAGVAAAARAGDPVALASFDRAAKALAAGIAATATLVEIEAAVIGGGVAAAGELLFAPVRQHLKAYAALSYAAEVAVVPAHLGTDAGLIGAAAVAAQTLGLRRFTAPG